In Nicotiana tabacum cultivar K326 chromosome 17, ASM71507v2, whole genome shotgun sequence, one DNA window encodes the following:
- the LOC107768097 gene encoding uncharacterized protein LOC107768097 codes for MTLMEKFLLYSQLAALLLQYVVTSSAIKTETNITTDQLALLSLKSQIISDPFELLAKSWSQDTSVCNWIGVTCGSLHHRVTSLNISNMDLTGTIPQYFGNLTFLVSLDLRSNSFYGTLPQEMAHLHRLKFVRLSYNNFSGEIPSWFGFFAQLQVLTLRNNSFTGLVPYSISNISNLATLDLAFNALEGQIPKDIGNLKILKGLSFESNNLTGSIPPSFSNTSKLETLILSKNFLHGNIPNGIGDLHNLNWLTIETNQLTGSIPFSIFNISTLESIGFSENGLSGSLPTDLCDRLPILKGLYLSFNKLRGHMPTSLSRCYELQLLSLSNNEFDGPIHSEIGTLSNLQTLYLGFNRFTGEIPQEIGDLVNLIMIAMEKNQLTGPIPMSIFNISSLQLMSLQGNNLTGSLPREIGNLTMLQRLYLGRNMLTGEIPKEVSNLIELEDFDLGSNRLSGSFPVGIFNISGLRLIDLTDNNILGTIPLNIGSMLPNIELLYLGGLTNLAGTIPHSLSNCSKLTVLDLSLNKLYGSIPNSLGDLTLLETLNLMENNLSSDQSSQELSFLTSLTNCRNLKELSLSFNPLNGMLPASVGNLSTSLEKILISDCQIKGRIPNEIGKLSSLIFLFLYGNSLTGSIPITLGNLIRLQQLSLASNKLTGSIGDSLCKLQNLGSIYLGENQLSGLVPKCLGNVTSLREIKLNSNRLSSTIPSSLGNLKDLLELDLSCNNMSGSLPAETGNLKGAIRIDLSQNQFSNVIPREIGGMQNLMHLSLAQNKLQGFIPNSIGSMLSLEFLDLSHNNLSGSIPMSLEKLQYLNYFNVSFNSLHGEIPSGGPFKNLSSQLFMFNEALCGAPRFRVPRCPISSNHGSKRKKLLLIVFPLLGAAVIIVFVTLVFVRMRYRREGKVPVPVQADLLATRGRISHYELVQATDEFSESNCVGSGSFGSVYKGILRNGTTIAVKVFNLQLEGAFKSFEIECEVLRNLRHRNLTKVISSCSNLDFKALVLEYMPNGSLDKWLYSHNHFLDIMQRLSIMIDVACALEYLHHGCSEPVVHCDMKPSNVLLDENMVAHVSDFGISKLLGEDESDVHTKTLATLGYIAPEYGREGLVSLKCDVYSYGIMLMETFTRKRPNDEIFDGGLSLKKWVSDSIPKATSEVVDANLLKPEDRKLVNKIDCVASIMKVALDCSAESPEERINMKDVVGMLQKIKIQLLSYSAST; via the exons ATGACACTCATGGAGAAATTCTTGCTCTATTCTCAACTAGCAGCCTTGTTGCTTCAATATGTAGTGACAAGTTCAGCCATCAAGACCGAAACCAACATCACAACTGATCAATTAGCTCTTCTTTCCTTGAAATCTCAGATCATTTCTGATCCTTTTGAGCTCTTGGCCAAAAGCTGGTCTCAGGATACTTCTGTTTGCAATTGGATTGGAGTCACTTGTGGCTCTCTGCACCATAGAGTGACTTccttgaacatctccaacatggATCTAACAGGAACCATTCCTCAATATTTTGGAAACCTCACATTTCTTGTTTCTCTTGACTTGAGAAGCAACAGTTTCTATGGCACTCTGCCTCAAGAAATGGCTCATTTGCATCGGCTAAAGTTTGTTAGATTGAGTTATAACAATTTTAGCGGTGAAATTCCTTCTTGGTTTGGTTTCTTCGCTCAACTTCAAGTTCTTACTCTAAGGAATAACAGTTTTACTGGTTTAGTCCCTTATTCTATTTCTAACATTTCCAATCTTGCAACTTTGGATTTAGCCTTCAATGCTTTAGAGGGACAGATCCCAAAAGACATTGGAAACCTTAAAATTTTGAAGGGTTTAAGCTTTGAAAGTAACAATCTTACAGGTTCTATTCCTCCATCCTTCTCAAATACCTCAAAGCTAGAAACTTTGATTCTTTCTAAGAATTTCCTCCATGGAAACATCCCAAATGGGATCGGTGATCTTCACAACCTCAACTGGTTGACTATAGAAACTAATCAGCTTACAGGTTCTATACCATTCTCAATTTTCAACATTTCCACACTTGAGAGTATTGGATTTTCCGAAAATGGTTTATCTGGTAGTCTCCCTACtgatttatgtgatcgtcttccGATACTCAAAGGGCTTTATCTTTCCTTTAATAAGCTACGAGGTCATATGCCAACAAGCTTGTCAAGATGTTACGAACTTCAGCTATTGTCTCTATCAAATAATGAATTTGATGGACCAATACATAGTGAAATTGGGACGTTAAGTAACTTGCAGACATTATATCTTGGATTTAACCGTTTCACAG GGGAAATACCACAGGAAATTGGGGATCTTGTTAATTTGATAATGATAGCTATGGAGAAAAACCAGCTTACAGGCCCTATACCCATGTCCATATTCAATATTTCTTCACTGCAACTTATGTCGCTGCAGGGCAACAATCTAACTGGATCATTACCAAGGGAGATTGGAAATTTAACTATGCTTCAACGTCTATATCTTGGTAGAAACATGCTAACAG GTGAAATACCAAAAGAAGTAAGCAATCTCATTGAGTTGGAGGACTTTGATTTGGGGAGTAACAGATTGAGTGGTTCATTTCCAGTGGGGATTTTCAACATCTCGGGACTCAGATTGATTGATCTTACCGATAATAATATATTGGGAACCATCCCATTGAATATAGGTTCTATGCTTCCCAACATTGAACTTCTTTATCTAGGTGGCCTAACTAACCTTGCTGGGACTATACCTCATTCCCTCTCAAATTGTTCAAAACTTACTGTTCTAGATCTTTCTCTGAACAAACTGTACGGCTCGATTCCCAACTCTCTTGGAGATTTGACACTCCTAGAGACTCTAAACTTGATGGAGAACAATTTGAGCAGTGACCAGTCTTCTCAGGAACTCAGCTTCTTAACTTCCTTGACGAATTGTAGAAATCTAAAAGAACTTAGTCTTTCCTTTAACCCTCTAAATGGTATGCTTCCAGCCTCAGTTGGGAACCTTTCAACTTCTCTTGAGAAAATTTTAATTTCCGATTGCCAAATCAAAGGTAGAATTCCAAATGAAATTGGGAAATTAAGCAGCTTAATATTTTTGTTTCTCTATGGGAACAGCTTGACCGGATCAATACCCATAACGCTTGGCAACTTAATCAGGCTACAACAACTGTCTCTGGCCAGCAATAAGCTAACAGGATCCATTGGAGATAGCCTATGTAAATTGCAGAACTTGGGTAGCATATATTTGGGTGAAAATCAACTTTCAGGGCTTGTTCCTAAATGTTTAGGGAATGTTACTTCCCTTAGGGAGATAAAACTCAATTCCAACAGACTGAGTTCCACTATACCATCAAGCTTAGGTAACCTCAAAGATCTTCTGGAGCTCGACTTATCGTGTAACAACATGAGCGGCTCTTTACCTGCAGAAACTGGAAATCTAAAGGGTGCGATACGTATAGATCTTTCACAGAATCAATTTTCAAATGTTATTCCTAGAGAAATAGGAGGCATGCAAAATCTGATGCACCTCTCTTTGGCACAAAACAAGCTACAAGGATTTATACCTAACTCAATTGGTAGCATGCTGAGCTTGGAATTTCTAGACCTCTCCCATAACAATCTATCTGGATCAATACCCATGTCCTTGGAGAAACTTCAATATCTCAACTATTTCAATGTTTCCTTTAACAGCTTGCATGGTGAAATTCCCTCCGGTGGTCCTTTCAAAAATCTTTCTAGCCAGTTATTCATGTTCAATGAAGCATTGTGTGGTGCTCCAAGATTTCGTGTCCCCCGATGCCCCATTTCGTCAAACCATGGATCAAAGAGGAAGAAGTTACTTCTGATAGTTTTTCCTCTTCTGGGAGCTGCTGTGATAATTGTTTTCGTAACACTGGTATTTGTACGTATGAGGTACAGAAGAGAAGGAAAGGTTCCAGTTCCAGTCCAAGCTGATTTGTTGGCTACAAGGGGAAGAATTTCACACTATGAACTAGTACAAGCCACTGATGAGTTTAGTGAGAGTAATTGCGTTGGTTCCGGGAGTTTTGGTTCTGTTTACAAAGGCATTCTCAGAAATGGCACTACAATTGCAGTTAAAGTGTTCAACCTACAACTAGAAGGTGCATTCAAGAGTTTCGAAATAGAATGTGAAGTTCTCCGCAACCTTCGCCATAGGAATCTCACCAAAGTGATTAGTAGTTGCTCCAACCTTGACTTCAAGGCTTTGGTGCTCGAGTACATGCCTAATGGGAGCCTTGATAAGTGGTTGTATTCACATAACCACTTCTTAGACATCATGCAAAGACTAAGCATAATGATAGATGTGGCATGTGCATTGGAATATCTACACCATGGTTGCTCTGAACCTGTAGTTCATTGTGATATGAAGCCTAGCAATGTCTTGTTAGATGAAAACATGGTTGCTCATGTAAGTGACTTTGGAATTTCTAAACTACTTGGAGAAGATGAGAGTGATGTACACACTAAAACCTTGGCAACCTTGGGCTACATTGCACCAG AGTATGGAAGGGAGGGATTGGTGTCACTAAAATGTGATGTTTATAGTTACGGGATCATGTTGATGGAAACATTTACAAGGAAAAGGCCTAATGATGAAATATTTGATGGAGGTCTTAGTTTAAAGAAATGGGTAAGTGATTCAATCCCAAAGGCAACAAGCGAAGTTGTAGATGCGAATTTGCTAAAGCCAGAAGATAGGAAACTCGTGAACAAGATAGATTGTGTAGCGTCGATCATGAAAGTGGCACTAGATTGCTCTGCTGAATCTCCTGAAGAAAGGATCAACATGAAAGATGTCGTAGGAATGCTACAGAagatcaagattcaacttctttcaTATTCTGCAAGTACATAA
- the LOC107768098 gene encoding uncharacterized protein LOC107768098: protein MGHSLALTSTIHIRHGIKNPTTGALPRVSNTSFRSSNRLFRIQAVQDNGGGPRRLVDIIRVVPEISRNYFKSPSRRALFGGISLLGGFYVAQTISLSFGALGVNDVIAAVVCVLITEYVTRFYYSRPKVTFPIALLNNFKMGFTYGLFIDAFKLAS, encoded by the coding sequence ATGGGACATTCTCTGGCTTTAACATCTACAATCCATATCCGACATGGCATTAAGAATCCAACAACTGGGGCTTTACCTAGGGTAAGTAATACATCTTTTCGAAGCTCAAATAGATTATTCAGAATTCAGGCTGTGCAAGATAACGGAGGAGGGCCTCGGCGGCTAGTTGATATTATCCGTGTCGTGCCAGAGATTTCAAGAAATTATTTTAAAAGCCCATCACGGAGGGCACTATTTGGAGGTATATCATTGCTGGGTGGATTTTATGTGGCTCAGACAATTTCTCTATCTTTTGGTGCTTTAGGAGTCAATGATGTCATTGCTGCTGTAGTCTGCGTTTTAATTACCGAGTATGTGACGCGGTTCTATTACAGTCGGCCTAAAGTGACTTTTCCCATTGCTCTTTTGAACAACTTCAAGATGGGTTTTACTTATGGTCTGTTCATTGATGCTTTCAAACTTGCCAGCTGA